The Xanthomonas indica sequence TCGGGGACGGCGCAGGGGCGCTGGGATCTGCTGCTGGTCGCCGACGGGCAGGGCCTGCGGCTGGATCGCGATGGGGTCACCCGCGCGTTGGATGGCGCGGTGGTCGCCGGCGATTTCCTCGATGCGCTGGACGCGCGCTGGCAGGCCGAACGCTGCGAACGCGACGAACCGCGCTGGCCGTTCCGCGGCGGCTGGGCGCTGCTGCTGGATTACGAACTGGCCGCGCAGGTGGAGCCGGTATTGCAACTGCCGGCCTCCGCTGCGACCACGCCTGCGGCGCTGGCCTTGCGCTGTCCTGCCGCACTGCTGCGCGACCATGTGAGCGGCGACTGCGTGGTGCTGGCCGAGCCCGCGCATGTGGCGCTGCTGGAGGCCGTGCTCGCCGATCTGCAGGCGCTGCCCGCAGCCGCCCCGGCGCCCGCTTGGCAGGCGCCGACGGCGATCGAGGAAGACCCGCCGCAGCGCTTCGTCGACGGCGTGCGCCGCATCCTCGACTACCTGCGCGCCGGCGACGTGTTCCAGGTCAACCTGTCGCGGCGCTGGTCGGCGCGCTTCGCCGCGCCGCTGGCGCCGGCCGCGCTGTACGCGCAACTGCGCCGCGCCAACCCGGCGCCGTTCGCCGGCCTGTTCGTCGGCCACGGCCGCGCCGTGGTCAGTTCCTCGCCGGAACGGCTGGTGTCGGTACGCGGCGACGTGGTCGAGACCCGTCCGATCGCCGGCACCCGCGCACGTGCGCCGGGCGACGACGAGGCCGCGCGCATCCGCGAACTGGTCGGGCATCCCAAGGAGCGCGCCGAGCACGTGATGCTGATCGACCTGGAGCGCAACGACCTGGGGCGGATCTGCGTGCCGGGCAGCGTCGAGGTCGACGAACTGATGACCGTGGAAAGCTATGCCCACGTGCACCACATCGTCAGCAACGTGCGCGGCCGGCTGCGCGCGGGCACCACGCCTGGCGAGACGATTCGCGCCACCTTCCCCGGCGGCACCATCACCGGCTGCCCCAAGGTGCGCTGCATGCAGATCATCGCCGAGCTGGAGCAGACCCCGCGCGGCGCCTACACCGGCGCGTTCGGCTGGCTCAACCGCGACGGCGACATGGACCTGAACATCCTGATCCGCACCGCCGAGGTGGACGGCGCGCAGGTGCAGTTCCGTACCGGCGCCGGCATCGTGTTCGATTCGGACCCGGCGCGCGAACTCGACGAGACCCGGGCCAAGGCGCGCGGCCTGCTGCGCGCGCTGGAGCCGTGAGCGGGGCGACGCGATACCGGGCGGCGCCGGCCGCGCGGTATCCTGCACGCCATTGACGTCGTTTCGAGGTGGCCGTGGCTTGGGCTAAACGCGGGTGTCTGACCCTGCTGGGAACATTGCTGGTGCTGGCACTGCTGGTGGCCGCGGCCGGCGCCTGGTGGTGGCACAGTTATCGCGCCTTCGCCGAGCAGCCGCTGCAGGCGACCCAGCCCAGCGTGGAAGTGGCGCGCGGCGCCTCGCTCAACGGCGTGCTGCGCAAGCTGCGTGCCGCGGGCGTGACCCAGGGCAGCGACCTGCAATGGCAGGTGCTGGCGCGCGAACTGGGCGTGGCCGGCAAGCTCAA is a genomic window containing:
- a CDS encoding aminodeoxychorismate synthase component I; amino-acid sequence: MLRTVPLPAEVDLLALHRLAPQRYPVLLESAASGTAQGRWDLLLVADGQGLRLDRDGVTRALDGAVVAGDFLDALDARWQAERCERDEPRWPFRGGWALLLDYELAAQVEPVLQLPASAATTPAALALRCPAALLRDHVSGDCVVLAEPAHVALLEAVLADLQALPAAAPAPAWQAPTAIEEDPPQRFVDGVRRILDYLRAGDVFQVNLSRRWSARFAAPLAPAALYAQLRRANPAPFAGLFVGHGRAVVSSSPERLVSVRGDVVETRPIAGTRARAPGDDEAARIRELVGHPKERAEHVMLIDLERNDLGRICVPGSVEVDELMTVESYAHVHHIVSNVRGRLRAGTTPGETIRATFPGGTITGCPKVRCMQIIAELEQTPRGAYTGAFGWLNRDGDMDLNILIRTAEVDGAQVQFRTGAGIVFDSDPARELDETRAKARGLLRALEP